One Amblyomma americanum isolate KBUSLIRL-KWMA chromosome 8, ASM5285725v1, whole genome shotgun sequence DNA window includes the following coding sequences:
- the LOC144101610 gene encoding THAP domain-containing protein 2-like, which produces MPSCCVPGCRSRTPGQEPGVTFHTFPKDPERRRQWTEAVRPGQRDWEPAKRTCVCSKHFLPEHFDRMSPLVVRIRADAVPLQQEPLSQQPADGTAVAATAQHGAQQALTQSHTSPASPLQQAPMDVAESQETLAGPSQPT; this is translated from the exons atgcccagctgctgcgttcctgggtgtcggtcgcgcacgccaggacaagaaccgggcgtcactttccacac gtttccgaaagatccagagcgaaggaggcagtggactgaggccgttagaccaggccaaagagactgggagccagcaaaacggacctgcgtatgttcaaaacatttcctgcccgagcacttcgatcggatgtcgccgctcgtagttcgtatacgtgcggatgccgtcccccttcag caggaacccctttcacagcagccagccgatggcacagctgttgctgccactgctcagcatggcgcccagcaagcactaacacaaagtcacacatctccagcgtctccactgcaacag gcacctatggatgtcgctgaaagccaggagactttggcaggcccatcacaaccg ACATAA